In Deltaproteobacteria bacterium, the sequence ACGACGTGCGAAAAATAGTTAGATAGTTTTAAATCTTCGGTAATTCCATTTGTAGTTACTAAAACTTTTTCTACCGTTTTTTTTGTTTCACCCAAAAGCGAAATTTTTTTTTCAACATCTTCTATGATCCATTTTCCGACAAGACCATCGTAATATTTCATTTCACACACCGTAACGACAGGATCGTGCCTTTCAAATAGGAGGTCTATTTGAACGCCTTCCTTGATATTGGACCGGCGATCAAAATAGGCTCCATAGTTTTTCACAAGCTGATCCATTTTTAAATGTTTCATCAGCTGTCCGGCATGTTTCAAACAGAGGCGCTCAAAGGCAAAACCGGCCCACGACTTGTAACTGTGGCCCGTAAGCAAAGACAATGCCCGGTTCAGGTCCGTATTCTCCCGTATTTTTTTCAGATTCGGATAGATGAATTTAAAATAAAACAACAGATACTCATCGTCCAAGCGGTAACGCTTTAATTTGCTGTCTTCCGGACGATCAAAAGGTGCCACACTTTTTATAAACCCCGCCGATTCCAGATTTTCGAGAAATCCGACAAAACCCCCGCCGCCCGTCCTGCCCAACAAATCCGTCATTTCCGGAATCTTCAAACTTTTGTATCGACTCAAAAGTAAAATAATTTTTTTGTATATTTTTTCTTCCTTGAAGATGTCCTTGAATATCCTGTCAAACTCGCCGACAAAATAACCGTCCTTGCATAAGGCATGGCGCGCAATGTTCTTTGACACACTTACATGAAAATCCATCTGAAGTAGATATTCAGGGATCCCGCCGCAAAACATGTACAGATCACATATTTCCTTCAAGGCTTTTTTACCTCCAAAAAATTCGGAAACTTCCGGCACGCTGAGGGGATTCAGGAGAATTTCAAGTTTGATTCTGCCGTAAAGACTGGATGATTTTACCACCTTCTTGATCATGTACGAGGCAATGGAACCGCAAAGAACCAATGTAAACCCCTTCTTGTCCTGCCACAAATTATCCCATGCCCATTTTATTGCCGATACAAGCTCCGACTGACGACCCGCCATATAGGGCAATTCATCCAGAAAAATTGTTTTGTTATATTTGCTTTTGCTTAACGA encodes:
- a CDS encoding AAA family ATPase, with product MNSEKGPKSFSGRKYEISLLEEEHQKTLSRASFIVLYGRRRVGKTRLITEFYKDKNLWRFDGIEGQPKTAQIQNILDQTALYSGDDFYKSLKCRTWIELLKALDRAVSLSKSKYNKTIFLDELPYMAGRQSELVSAIKWAWDNLWQDKKGFTLVLCGSIASYMIKKVVKSSSLYGRIKLEILLNPLSVPEVSEFFGGKKALKEICDLYMFCGGIPEYLLQMDFHVSVSKNIARHALCKDGYFVGEFDRIFKDIFKEEKIYKKIILLLSRYKSLKIPEMTDLLGRTGGGGFVGFLENLESAGFIKSVAPFDRPEDSKLKRYRLDDEYLLFYFKFIYPNLKKIRENTDLNRALSLLTGHSYKSWAGFAFERLCLKHAGQLMKHLKMDQLVKNYGAYFDRRSNIKEGVQIDLLFERHDPVVTVCEMKYYDGLVGKWIIEDVEKKISLLGETKKTVEKVLVTTNGITEDLKLSNYFSHVVLIDELFASNHWPL